One Candidatus Saccharibacteria bacterium RAAC3_TM7_1 genomic region harbors:
- a CDS encoding fimbrial protein pilin (RAAC3_TM7_1_928), translating to MNKTKLSYGFTIIELILVIVVIAILAAITTVSYNGIQERSRDTRRLNDAKVIEDALEIYLQQNGSFFEPVYESGQSEGGWESSALEASGDFMKPLMTSGLMDKMPVDPVNNSTMHYRYYVYAAGSAGCDASKGKFAVFQITDFETSGRPYEHEPGFQCPSRNWSTEADYTVGIFEKD from the coding sequence ATGAATAAGACAAAACTAAGCTATGGCTTCACGATCATTGAACTGATACTGGTTATTGTAGTGATTGCGATCCTCGCTGCAATAACCACTGTTTCTTATAACGGGATACAAGAACGATCTCGTGATACACGGCGGCTCAATGATGCAAAAGTTATCGAAGATGCGTTGGAGATTTATTTGCAGCAGAACGGTTCTTTCTTTGAGCCCGTCTATGAATCGGGTCAAAGTGAAGGCGGCTGGGAATCGAGTGCCCTAGAAGCGAGTGGTGACTTTATGAAGCCACTAATGACGAGCGGGTTGATGGACAAGATGCCAGTTGACCCCGTAAACAACAGTACAATGCACTATCGTTACTATGTATATGCCGCCGGGTCGGCGGGATGTGACGCTTCAAAAGGAAAGTTTGCTGTATTCCAGATCACTGATTTTGAAACAAGCGGGCGACCATATGAGCATGAACCCGGCTTTCAATGTCCGAGCAGAAATTGGTCAACAGAAGCCGACTATACTGTTGGAATATTTGAAAAAGATTAA
- a CDS encoding hypothetical protein (RAAC3_TM7_1_929) produces MVRRIPFKLPRDEKLKSALVTATGNLVRTRKSPDEALGELFTAVQENRVYDDGKTFVDLVPRTRMKSIQQEYLLSKDDPNFDLREFVSRHFYEFAPHKDDDTFSFDPNRTVTEHINLLWHALKRRNRLNRGSLVALPYTYIVPGGRFSEQFYWDSYFIMLGLAADDRWHRVEGMVKNFAFMIRKFGFIPTANRTYFLSRSQPPFFSHMVRLLASQNGRRRTYAEYLPYMLAEYRFWMKGRTKLIKQEHKAYARLVELPGGMYVNRYYDNKMSPRPESLKEDIETVKGSHGREADRLYLHLRAAAESGWDFSSRWFTDPQDITSIHTADIVPIDLNCLLYQLELTIAESYRLIKNPLLARKFQKLADQRAGAIQTYCWDETAGFFVDYNFHHEQPTGQLSLAGVFPLYARIATKHQADKVAARLRKDFLKTGGLVTTLVESGQQWDAPNGWAPLQWVAIEGLRNYGYHDLANEIKHRWITVNLKVYTTRHKLVEKYNVEGGHGLGGGGEYPLQDGFGWTNGVLAALLNER; encoded by the coding sequence GCCTTGGTAACCGCCACGGGTAACTTGGTACGTACCCGTAAAAGCCCCGATGAGGCGCTTGGCGAGCTATTTACGGCGGTGCAGGAAAACCGTGTCTATGACGACGGTAAGACCTTTGTTGATCTTGTGCCGCGTACCCGCATGAAATCAATTCAGCAAGAGTATCTATTATCCAAGGATGACCCGAATTTTGATTTACGTGAATTCGTCTCGCGGCATTTTTATGAATTTGCACCGCATAAGGACGACGATACATTCTCGTTTGATCCAAATCGTACAGTTACCGAGCACATCAATCTGCTTTGGCATGCTCTGAAACGGCGCAACCGTCTCAACCGGGGCTCACTAGTCGCTTTACCGTATACTTATATCGTACCGGGCGGACGCTTCTCGGAACAATTTTACTGGGACTCATACTTTATTATGCTCGGTCTCGCTGCGGACGACCGCTGGCACAGGGTAGAAGGTATGGTAAAAAACTTTGCTTTTATGATCCGCAAGTTCGGCTTTATCCCGACCGCCAACCGCACCTATTTTTTGAGCCGTTCGCAGCCACCGTTTTTTTCACATATGGTGCGGCTGCTCGCCTCGCAGAATGGCCGGCGGCGTACATATGCTGAGTATCTACCCTACATGTTAGCCGAGTATCGCTTTTGGATGAAAGGCCGGACAAAATTAATCAAGCAAGAGCACAAGGCTTACGCCCGTCTCGTCGAGTTACCTGGCGGTATGTATGTGAACCGTTACTACGACAACAAGATGAGTCCGCGACCCGAGTCGCTCAAAGAGGATATTGAAACCGTAAAGGGAAGTCACGGTCGCGAAGCCGATCGTCTGTATCTCCACTTGCGCGCGGCCGCCGAGTCGGGCTGGGATTTTAGCTCACGCTGGTTTACGGATCCACAGGACATCACCTCCATCCATACGGCGGATATCGTACCAATCGATCTGAATTGTCTGCTCTATCAACTCGAGCTAACGATTGCCGAAAGCTACCGTCTGATTAAAAACCCACTGCTGGCGCGCAAATTCCAGAAACTAGCCGACCAGCGTGCGGGAGCAATCCAAACCTACTGTTGGGATGAGACGGCTGGCTTCTTTGTCGACTACAATTTTCATCACGAACAGCCGACTGGCCAGTTAAGTCTCGCCGGAGTGTTTCCACTTTATGCGCGCATTGCTACTAAACATCAGGCCGATAAAGTGGCGGCTCGGCTTCGGAAAGATTTCCTTAAAACCGGTGGCCTCGTGACGACGCTGGTTGAAAGTGGCCAGCAGTGGGATGCCCCAAATGGCTGGGCGCCGTTGCAGTGGGTGGCGATTGAAGGACTCCGTAATTATGGTTATCATGATCTGGCAAACGAGATTAAGCACCGTTGGATCACGGTCAATTTGAAGGTTTATACCACTCGTCATAAGCTGGTTGAGAAATATAATGTCGAAGGCGGTCATGGACTTGGCGGCGGCGGCGAGTATCCGCTGCAGGATGGCTTCGGTTGGACGAATGGGGTACTTGCGGCTTTGCTCAACGAGCGCTAG